CGCGCTGCTGGCCAGCGCCCTGGCGCCGAACCTGCCGTTGCTGGTGGTGGCGAGCTTCGCCGTGGGGCTGCTCGCAACGGTGGCCCAGGACATCGTGCCCGCCGTCGCAACGCTGGCCCCCTCCGCGCACCGGGGCAGCGCCGTTGGCACCGTGATGACCGGGCTGCTGCTCGGCATCCTGCTTTCGCGAGTGGTCAGCGGCACCGTGGCGGGCCAGTGGGGCTGGCGCTGGATGTTCGCGCTCGCCGCCGTGGGGATGGCGGGAGTGGCCGTACTGCTACGCTGGCGCCTGCCGCGCTTCGCGCCGACCACGTCGCTGCCCTACACCGCGCTGGTGGGCTCGCTGCTGACCCTGTGGCGGCGTCATTCGGCGCTGCGGCGCGCTGCCTTCGCGCAAGGTCTGCTGTCAGTAGCGTTCAGCGCGTTCTGGTCGACGCTGGCGGTGTGGCTGCACGCCGAACCGTTCCACCTGGGCAGTGCGGCGGCCGGCGCCTTCGGTCTGGCCGGCGCAGCCGGAGCGCTGGCCGCGCCGCTGGCCGGGCGGCTGTCCGACCGCCGAGGCCCGGGGGGCGTTGCCCGCCTTGGCGCGGTGCTGGTGCTCGGGTCGTTCGTCGCGCTGCTCGCGATGCCTTACCTTGGTCGCTCCGCCGCGCTGTGGCTCATCGGCCTGGCCGCGGTGGTCTTCGATCTCGGCGCGCAGACTTCGCTGATCGCGCACCAGACCATCGTCTACGGCCTCGACCCTGAAGCTCACAGCCGGCTCAATGCCAGCTTCTTCACCGTGGTCTTCATCGGCATGGCCAGCGGCTCGGTGTTGGGAGGCATCGTGCTCGAGCACGTCGGGGTGCAGGCGGTGTTCGGACTGGCTGCTGCCTCGGCGGCGGTGGCGCTGATGGTGCGCAGAGGGCAATGATTCCCCCCATGTTGACGGCTCCTCCGCGCCGCTTGCTCCGCACCGAGATGATAAGGAGGGGCGCGGATCGAGGAGGAGCACGGTGAGCGCCCATATCCCTGAAGGTGAAGTCCACCCCCCGAAGTCACATCCTCCCGAGGAACGAGCGGAAGCCTGGAGCAGCGCCGCGGAGGCCTATGATGACTTCGCCGAGGGAGCCACCCGCCACTTCGCCGAGGACGCGGTGCGCCTAGTGCGTTTACGCCCGGGCTCTCGCGTCCTCGACGTCGCCGCCGGCACGGGGGTCTTCACCTTCGCGGCCGCGCGCCGCGGCGCCGAGGTACTCGCCACGGACTTTTCCGCCGGGATGATCGAGGCGATCGGGCGCAAGTGCGCGGCTCAGGGACTCACCACGGTGAAGACCGCGGTCATGGACGGGCAGGCCCTCACGGTGGAGGACGCCTCCTTCGACGTCGCGGCATCCCTCTTTGGGCTCATGTTCTTCCCCGAGCACGACCGGGGTCTGAGGGAGTTGCTGCGCGTTCTGAAGCCCGGCGGACAAGCGGTGGTTACCACGTGGGCGCCGCCGAGCCGGGGAGAGATGTTCCGGCTCATTGGAAGCGCGGTGATGAAGGCTCTTCCCAACCTGCCCCCTCCGAGCAAGCCACCGCATTGGGCGGCGCTCGGGGATGCCGATGACCTGCGGCGGCGCTTGCTCTCCGTGGGGTTCGCACGGGCCCATGTGGTGTCGGTGACGCACGTGTGGACCTTCGAGAGCCCGGAGTGGTTGGAGCAACGCCTGTCCTCGATGTCGCCAGCGTCGGCCGGGCTCTTCGAGGCGATGAACGCCGCACAGCGGGAGACCTTCCGCCGGGCGCTCATCGATGATCTACGGGAGAGACAGGGCGAGGGCCCCTTCGCGGTGACCAATGAAGGGCTCATCGCGGTGGGCACGAAATCCTCCGGGACCTGAGTGTCAGATCCGCCGTCCGGAGGTCTCCTCTCAGGTCGCGGGATCGAGGACCACCGGCAGAGACAGGAGCCCGCGGAAGCCCACGTTGTCCGCCCACTCTGGCACGGCCCCTGGCGCCACCTGAATTCGTGGGAAGCGGCGCAGCAACGCAGCGAACGTCTCCTGTGCCTCCACGCGTGCCAGCGCCGCTCCCACGCAGTAGTGCGGGCCCATGCCGAAGCTCTGGTGTCGCAGCTCCTTGCGCCGCACGTCCAGCCGGTCCGGATTCGAGAACTGCACCGGATCCCGGTTCGCCGCCGCGATCATCAGCATCACCCGGTCCCCCTTCCGGAAGGTGTGGCCTCCGAGCTCCAGGTCCACGGCCGCCACGCGGTTCGTGAACTGCACCGGCGAGTCGTAGCGCAGCAGCTCCTCCACCGCGTCCGGCAGCAGCTCCGGCGCGCCCCGCAGCAGCTCCCACTGCTCTGGGTGGCGCAGCAGCGCCAGCAGCCCGTTGCCAATCAAGTTCGTGGTCGTCTCATGTCCCGCGAAGAGCACCAGGGTGCAGGTGGACAGCACCTCCTGTTCGCTCAGCAGGTTGCCGTGCTCCTCCGCCTGTACCAGCGCGCTCAACAGGTCACTGCCCGGCTGGGTTCGCCGCTGGGCGAGGAGCGGCCGGAAGTAGTCCTCGAATTCGAGGATGGCTCCCAATGCCCCCTCCACCTCCGCCAGCGTCGGACGGCCCGTGCCGATGAGGCTGGCCAGCTTGTCCGACCACTGCTTGAGCCGGTACCGGTCCTCCCGCGGCAACCCCAACATCTCGCCAATGACGATGACGGGCAGCGAGTTGGCAAGCTCGGAGATGACCTCCATTTGCTCCTTGCTCCTCCTCGCGTCCAGCAGCTCCTCCACCAGCGCCTGGATGCGGGGACGCAGCGCCTCCACCATGCGCGGCGTGAAGGCCTTGTTGATGAGCGAGCGCAGGCGCGTGTGCGAGGGCGCATCATGGAAGAGCAGCCAGGAGGCCATGTTGCGGTTCATCGGCGCCAGCTTCCGGACGACCTCCTCGGACATCCCCTGGGAGAACATGCCCGTGCGGACCGAGGACAGGCGCATGTCGCGGAAGCCCGCATTCACATCCGCGTGGCGCGTCACCACCCAGGCTCCCCATGGCTCGCTGAAGTGTACGGGCGCCTCCCGCAGCAGCCGGGCGTAGAAGGGGTAGGGGTTCTGCCTCCGCTCGGGGCTCAGCAGCCCGTAGGGATCGGTCACTTCCATCGGCATGCCCATCATGGTTCCTCGTGCAAGGGTTCACCGGCGCCTCGGGATGAAGAGGCGGACCCCGCGGATTCTCTTCCTAACGCTGTTGTATCCGACGTATTTCAGCTCGGCGGGAAGGCTCGTCCAACAAGTTCTGGGAGGTTCGGACCGACGGCGCCACGTCGGACAGTCTCGGGGAGCTCACGCTTCAATACTCATTGGAGGAGCAGGCCCGCGAGGAGCTCCCCGATGTGGTGGCGCGGGTGAAGGAGCGCTTCCCCCGGCTCCGCGTGCTTACCGTCAGGGACGCCGACTCCTTCGAGGAGACCGTCCATCTCGATGAATAGCGAGCGGCACTTCGCTATGCGATCAGGGGCTGGAGCCCTCGCAGGAGGTGGAGAGCGGCGTCGCGCGAAGGCAGGCCCGCCTGCTGGATCAATACGTCCTCCAACGCCTGTTCCGCCAAGAGGCGCTCCAACTCGTGGAACGCCTCGATGCGGGCGGTCCGCACGCGCTGGCGCTCCGCGGGAGTGAGCTGCTCCGCCGCCCAGGCATCCACGGCCCAGGCCAGCTCGGCATGGCGCAGCTCATCCTCGGCAATCCGGCCGAGCTCCTCTCGCACCTGCGCATCCTGGGCATGCCGCGCCTGCCAGGCGGCCACCACGGCGCCAAAGGTCTCCCGGACACAGCCCTCCCTCGCGTTCTCCAACACCATGTCCTCCAGCGAGCGCGAGGAGAACGGACGGAGCTCCACTTCGGGCACCGAAGCGCCGTGCCGCCGGGCCAGCGCCCCCGCGACGCGCGTGTGGCGGACCTCATCCCCCGCCGAGCGCCGCGCCGCGCGGACCAGCCCCTCGGGAGCACCGTGCGCCTTCAGCTCGTCCGCGAGCCGGAGGAAGGCGGGCACGGAGGCGGCCTCCATCCAGGCCACCTGGGCGAAGTGGGCGCCCAGGGCGCAATGCGCTTCCACTCGCGGCTCCAGGAGCCCCTCTGGCAAGCGTCCGTCCGAAGCACACCCCCCCGGACTGTAGTAGTGGCAGTAGGTCGTGGTGCTCACGCCCTGACCGCCATCCAGGTAGGTCGCTGGCGATGTTTGCACCTCGCAGCGCTCAGTGTTGGTCCACCTCCGCAGGCACACCTCCATGCAGTTCTCGTTCGTGGGCACTCCCCCATCCAACAAGGTCTCATAGGAGCCCCCACGTGCTGGGCCTCCGTCATACGGGATGCAGCCCCCGTCATCTCCGCTGGGACAGCCCGTGAGCGACAGCGCGGGGACGGCGACCAGCAGGCGGGCCACGGTCCGCCGGAGCCGGCGGTTTCGGGGAGGCAAGGAGTTCCGGCGGCTGTGCATGGCATCCTCTCGGCGTGCAGGGGGCTTCGGAAGGTGAGCCTACGGTAGGCGCAGTTGGACGAGGAGCTGGCGGAAGGGCTCCTGGATCGTCGCCACGTCGTAGTCGACAGTCCCTTGGTGTCGGACGGCGACCCAGAAGCTGCCCGCTTCGAGATCGCTGTCCGCCAGGAAGGGGGTGGCCTTGTTGCCCGTGAGGTCTCCCGCATAGTTGAAGAGGTAGCCCGGATCCGTCACCCGGCCGACCATGAGGCCCCCTCGGTTGTTCGGCCCGGCGAAGATCGGCCCCGAGGGCGCGGGGGCCAGGTAGCTGGCGCCCTGCCACAAGGGCAGCACCCTCGCGGTGATGTAGCGGCCGTCCTGGCCGTACTCGGCATAGTAGGTGCTGTTGCTGCCCTGTCCGGCGATGGGCCCTCCGCCCAGGTTGATCGAGTTCTGGAACGTTCTCCAGAGGGAGAGGGTTCGATCCCCGGTCTGGCTCACCGTCACGACGGTCGCATCCTGTACCGAGCGGGTGGCCACGACGTTGCTTCCATCGAAGCTCAATTGGAAGTCGTCATTGAGGACCACGGCGGCGCGCCCTGCCGCCAGGGAAGTCTGCCCATCGTTCGTCACGGTCTGGGTCTGCGCCAGCCCCCGCAGGGTGACGGTGCCCGTGGGGCTCCGGTAGACGAGCAGGGAGTATTCGGGGAAGCCCAGTCCGCCGAACCCGGAGAAGTTCGAGAGCACCGCGGCTGCCGCGTCGTCATCCCCCACCGTCCCGGTGTCAACGGCGAAGCTGGTGCCCTGAGGCAGCTCGGCGAGGCGCTCTATCCCCTGGAAGCTCCCATTGGCGTAGTGGGCGAGGATGAGCACGGGCGCGGTGTGGCTGCCCACCGTGCCGCTGGGGAAGTTGAACTCGCGGTTGGCCAGGAACATCGCGGACACGCTGCCGTCGGACCTGAAGCCCAGGGCTTCGGGCGTCGTGGGCAGCGCCGCGCCCCACACCCGCCCATCGCTCTCGCGCACCCCCAGCAGTTCCTGCGCGGAGGCTACCTCCACCACGCTGGGGCCCATGGGCAGCTTTCCGTTCGTGGTGGTGGCCGAGATCGCCACGCGTCCCCCCCGCGCCGCGAGCCGCTTCACCATCGAGCTGCCATCGGCGGCGCCCACCGGGAGCAGGGAGCTGACCGGCGACTCGCGGAACTTCACGGTCACCTGCTGGGAAGCGCCCGGGAAGATGTCCAACCAGCAGTACCCGTACAGGGCGAAGTACCCCGAGCCACACGTCAACTGCTCCCAAGCGTTGCCGGGCTCCGGCTCGAAGAAGAGCTGGTAGCGCGCGCCGATGGGGACCTCGACATTGCAAGTCTCCGTGCAGTTGATGGTCCCGTCGGACGAGCGGACCCGACCGCGGCCCCGGCCCTCGAGCTTGAGGGTGAGCGTGGTGCGCGCGGGTGTGCGCTGGGCCTCGGGCGGGCGGATGTAGACGCGGTTGCCGTCCCAGGCCGCGGCCACGGTCCCGTCGGCGCCTATGGCCGCCGAGGGGTTGTAGTAGGGCTCCGGGCTGTTGCCCTGACCAAAGGAGGGCTCCAGCGAGAGCAGCTCCGAGCGCAGGCTGCCGTCCGCGGCGAGCTCGGTCAGCGCGAGCGCCGGCTTGGCGGCCTTCTCGATCGCATGCACGACGCGCCAGGGCCCCTCGGGTCGCGTGATGATGCGCGGGTAGGCCATGGGTCCCATTTCGTGCAAGGCCCACGCGGTGCCGTCATACACGCCATAGATGCCTCTGCCGTTGATGACCCGGCCGCCCACGCCGCTCGCGTTGTCGCCGATCAGGCTGTAGGTGTAGACCACGTGGACGCGGCCGCTCGTGTCGGTGGTCACCCCGCCGCCGAAGCCCGTCATCACGGCCCTCGGCACGGGGATCAACTCGAAGCCCGACGCGCGCTCGTAGGCCAGCTGGTGGCTCGACTCCAGGAGCAGCACGAGCCGGCCCTCGCGATCCAGCGTGGCATCCGCCATTTGTCCCGCCAGGGGACTGCCATTGGCCAGGAGCGTGGGCACGAGGGTCCAGCCCCCCGCGTCCCGGCGGTAGAGTTCGATCACCCCGTTGGTGCGGCTCACCAGCAGCAGCGGCTGGCCGCCCTTCAGCAACAGGCGCATCTGGAACACGGGGTAGCCCTGGGGCGCGACCTGCTCCTCGGTCCAGTCTCCGCGCAGATCCAGCGGACGGTACCGGTAGAAGAGCAGGGCCTCCCGGCTGACGTCAGACGCAGAGAGGGACGCGTAGGCGAAGTGGACCGTGCGCTCGTCGGTGATCATCGCGGAGGAGCGGAACGAGGGCAGCGGGTCGAGGCCCGGGCCGCACGCGCTGGCGAAGTGGCTGTAGGTGGGCTGTGCGAACTTTCCCGGGGCGCACGTAGGGGGTTCCGGCCTGCCGAGCACGGAGCTGGCCGCGTGGACACCGCCCTGTGCGTCGACCGCCAGGGAGGTGGCCCCCGAGAAGTAGGTGTTGCAGATCTGCCCCGCCACGTCGAAGGAGCCGTGGGGCTGGGCCGAGGGGCACCGGGCGGAGAAGGAGAAGCTCCGGCTCCCCGTGGTGGAGTTGGTGGACTGGAGCCCCAGCGTGCGCTGGGCCTCGAGGGACACGATGCGCGTGCGCTGCTGGGTGCCGGGCGTCGCGTTGAGATCGCGGATGACCGTCTGGAGCAGCTCTCCGTCCTTCACCTCGAAGGTGGCGAGCTGGACGGGCTCCGACAGGAAGTTTCGGGGGCCTTGGTAGACGGCGGACACATCGCCCGTGGCCTCCTCGGGTTTGATGGGCAGCACCCGGGCGGCCTCCGCCTGGGGGACGAAGCCGAAGACGGTCACGTTCCCGCTCTGCGCATCGGTGTGCGTCCACCAGCCGTACAGATCCGACGGCTTCGCGTCCGAGGGATCGATGATCTCACTGCCGCCGTTGCAATCGCAGCCGCCAGCGGCGGTGACGAGCAGCAGGCCGAGAATGAGCGCGCAGAGGCGCTTCAATGAATGAGGATGGAAGGTAGGCACAGCCGCTCCTGAAGGCTCGACGTGTCAGGTCGACGTAGCACCGGGCACGAAAGACTGTCCACCGGAGGGGCCTGAAAGCACCGGGGCCGGAAACCGCTGTGTACTCAGCAGCTTCCAGCCCCGATGGAGTGGCCCTGACGGGGGTTGGACCCGTCGGAGCCGTGAATCCCTGCCGCGGACCTTAGAAGCGGCCGCCCAGCGTGAACGAGGCGTCGAAGAGGCCGCCCTGCGGGTTGCCCAGCGACACGTCGTTGGCGACGTTCTCATCCACCAGCAGTCGGTACGTGGCCCGCAAGCCCGCCGTCACCGCGCCGCTGTTGAACTCGATGCCCGCCGCCACCGGCACCTCTTCCACGATGTCCGAGTCGTAGAGCCCCGCGCCCCCGTCCACCGAGATGTACGAGACGCCCAGGCCCGCGCCCACGAAGGGCTTCACCTTCTCAAGGAGCGGCGGAGCCAGCTTCACCAGGCCCGTGCCGCCGTGCCGCGTGAACGAGGCATCCGGCAGCAGGTCATTGTTCACGTCGTTCTTCGAGCCGTCGTAGCCCAGCTCGAAGCCCAGGATGCGCGTGGGCTGCACGTTCACCGCCAGACCCCACGCGGGCCCCGTGCTCACGTCGTCCCCCAGGTCGCCCGTGTAGTCACTCACGCCGCCTTTGAGGAATACGTTGAGATCCCCCTGCTTGTTGTTGTTCTGGGCGACGGCTGTTCCCGCCACGCCCAACCCCAATGCCAGCGCCGCGATCTGGATCCCTCTCCGAATCATTCCAGCCTCCTTGTCGGGTGGTGCACTCAAGCTGGGCACTCGGCCGTCTCCGCGCGCCCTCCCAGGCAGGGAGGCAAGCGCTTGTCTGAACGCGTGTTCAGGAAGGGAAGTGTCGCCCCCGCAGGTCGGGCTGTGCTGGTCAGACGCTTAGGGTAATGTGTGGTCACTCGGTGCTGGCACTCGGTGGCCACCCCCTACCGGGTAGAGGAGACAGGCGAGTGCGGTGGTTGTTACCCGAGTCGGTGGATCAGCAGGTGGCTTCCCTTGCCGGGGAGCTGGGCCTTCACCCGCTGCCTGCCCGCATCCTCCTTCATCGCGGGTACAAAACCCCCGAGGCCGCCTCGGCCTTCCTCTCGGACAAGCTGGCCGACCTGCCGGATCCCTTCCGCATGAAGGGCATGGCCCCCGCCGTCGAGCGCCTCACCCGGGCGCTCCGCCAGGGCGAGAAGATCACCCTCTACGGTGACTATGACGTCGACGGGGTGTGCTCCACCTCGCTGCTGGCCCTGTTCCTGCGCGAGCTGGGCGCCCGACCCGCCACGTATATCCCACACCGGATCGGGGAGGGTTACGGCCTCAACATCCAGGCCGTGGAGCGCATCGCCTCCGAGGGAACCCGGGTGCTGGTGACGCTGGATTGTGGCGTCTCCGCCGTGGCCGAGATCTCCCGCGCGAGAGACTTGGGCGTCGACGTCGTCGTCGTGGATCACCACACGGTACCTGCCACGTTGCCTCCCGCCGTGGCCTTGCTCAACCCGCACCAGCCCGGCTGCGACTACCCCACCAAGACGCTGTGCGCCGCGGGCGTGGCCTTCAACCTCTGCATGGGCCTGCGCAAGCGCCTGCGCGAGGACGGCTTCTTCGCCACCCGCAAGGAGCCCAACCTCAAGGCCCTGATGGACCTGGTGGCCATGGCCACCGTGGCCGATGTGGTGCCCCTGACTGGCGCCAATCGAATCCTCGTCGCCCATGGGCTGCAGGAACTCACCGCTGCCCGCCGCCCCGGCGTTCGCGCCCTCAAGGAGGTCGCGGGCATGGAGCCGGAGGCCCCCGTCACCGCCGGTCAGGTGGGCTTCCGCCTCGGGCCTCGCATCAACGCCGCTGGCCGCCTGCATGACGCGTCGCTCGGGCTCCAGTTGCTCACCTCCGAGTCGACCGAGGAGGCCCGGCGCCTAGCGGGGGTGCTCGACAGCGCCAACTCCGAGCGCCAGGGCATCGAGAGCACCATTCTCACCGAGGCCCTCAAGCAGGCCGAGACCCGCAAGGACTCGCGCGGCTTCGTCCTCTACTCCGAGGGGTGGCACCCGGGCGTCATCGGCATCGTCGCCTCGCGCGTGGTGGAGCGCTTCCACCGCCCCACCGTCATGGTCGGTGTCACCGACGGGGTGGGGAAGGGCTCGGCGCGCAGCATCGAGGGCTTCCACTTGTTCGACGCGCTCAACGGGTGCTCGGACCTGTTCGTGCGCTTCGGCGGCCACAAGTACGCCGCTGGCCTCACCATCGAGGCGGACCGGCTGCCTGCCTTCCGCGAGGCCTTCGAGCGCATCGCCACCGAGCGCCTCACCCCCGAGGACCTGGTCCCCCGCTGCAAGGTGGACGCGGTGGTGACTCCCAGGGACCTGGACGAGCGCGCGGTGGAGGCGCTGCAGAAGCTGGGGCCCTTCGGCCAGGGCAACCCCGAGCCGGTGCTCGTGCTGCGCCGGCAGATGGCCCGCCCCCGCGTGCTGACGCCCAAGACGGGCTATGGCTCGGCCCATCTGAAGCTGGCTCTCGTGGATGCTCCCGAGGTGGACGCCATCGGCTTCGGCATGGGCGATCGGCTCTCGCTCGTCGAGGGGCCCGTGGACCTGGCCTTCCAGGTCGGCATGGATACCTTCCGGGGCCAGCGCCGCGTGTCCCTGCGGCTCAAGGACCTACGCATCGCCGCGTAAGTCCGTGCCTTCAGCGCGCCAGGCGCCGGGGGCCGATGACGCTCAGCAACTCGCGGATCTCGACGAGCGCATCATCCATTCGCTTGAGCCAGTGGAGCACCAGCGGGGAGGTCCTCGTGTCTCCGTGCTCGCTTCGAGGCAGGCGTTCGGGGGTGACCTGGGGAGGCTCGGTAGGCGCTAGCGCCGCACCGGATTGCTCGCCCTCGAGCGTCGCGGCCAGGCTGCGTGCGCTCTCCGCCAGTTGAACCTCCAACTGGTGGACCCGCTCCGCGTCTGCCTGGCGCCGTGAGCAGGCGTGGGCGAGCTGCCTCGCGAAGAAGACGACCGAGGCCAGGGCATGCACCAGCCGGAGCGTTTCCCGCTCCACCAGTGAGACACGTGTGCTGAGTGGGCGGGCGGCCTCGCGCACTTCGCGCAGCTTCGCGTCGATCTTCCGTACCCGCTCCACGATCGCGGCGCCCCCGTTCTGCCTGGGTAGGGTCGCGGCGGCATCGAGGAAGGAGGCGACGTCTCGTAAGGTCTCCGCGGCGGCCTTTCGGACGCGGACGCCCGTACGAGAGGGAAAGAGCACCACCGAGACCAGCGCGCCGAAGCCGGCGCCCACCAGCGTCTCCCAGAGCCGCAGGTACAGCAGGTCCGGGCTGTAGCGGCCCAGCAGGCTGTAGAGCGCCGCCATGAGCGTGGTGAGCCAGAAGGCCATCCACGCGTAGGAGACGCGCATCATGTAGAAGCTCAGGAAGACACAGCCGAAGATGAGCAGGAGTTCGAGGTTGGGGTGGCCGCTTACCGCCGTGGCCACGAGCAGGCCGGCCACCACGCCCACCACGGTCCCCAGGATGCGCTGCCACGCGTTCAGCAGGATGTCCCCCTGGGTGGAGGCGCGGTTGAAGACCACGAACGCGGCGATGACCGCCCAGTACCAGCGCGTGCTGGAGACCATGTGCCCCACGATGATGGCGAGCCCGGAGGCCACGGTCGCCTGGATGGCTTGACGGGTGCTGGGGTGGAGCCCCTCCAGGACGGGCTTCTCGCTCTCCTTTGGAGGTTGCTCGGTCGCGGCGGCCAGAGGCACACCGGAAGAGGAGCGCAGAGGCCGCGCGTATACGCGCTGGAACTCGACCAGCGCGGCTTCGACCGCGGTGGTGGCGGAAGCAGCGGGACCGGAAAGAGAAGGGGAGGGCGCGTGGTTGTCTCGCACCTGGCGCCGGGCCGTGGCCAGCTTCGCACGGAGGTTCTGGCAGTCCTCGGGCGAGAGGGTGTCCCAGTCCAGGAGCCTGTAGAGGGTGGACGCGAGCCGCTCAGCGGAGAGTTCCAGCTCGAGCAGGTGTTCTCGCAGCTCCTCCTTCCGGAGTCCGGGCGCGAGGGTGGCCGGGTCCGCCTGTTCGATGTTCCGTTCCACTTCCATCGCTCCATCGTGAAGCCGCCGCAGCGAGTGCCGGATGATCCACTCCCAGCGACGGCTGCCCGACACCTGGAGCGCGCTGGAGAGATCGGCCAGCAGCAAAGGGAGCGTGCGCCGGAAGATGGTGAACGTGCGGCGAAGGGAGGCGTTGGAGCCATCCGGGACGAGCCAGAACCGGACCGCATAGGCGATCGCGCCTCCGATGCCGATGCTGGCGAGCATCCAGGGAAGTTGCGCGACGCTCGCGTGGAAGAAGAGCGCGAAGAAGAAAGTCATGAAGGTGATCATCCCCAGCGCCATTCCACGAGGGCCGAAGCGCCGGGCGAACACCGCCAGGAAGATCACTCCCAGGAACAGGAGCGCGCTCGCCACCTCGTGCGCCGAGGACAAGGCGCCCAGGCACACCGCTACCGCGGCGACGAGCGGCATGCAGAGCTGGGTCACGCGCTGCTGAGGGAGCAGCGGGTCCTGCACGCTGATCGCCGCCATCATCCCCACGTTCACCCCCACCAGCCCGAGGGCGGTGGGTTGGTGGAGGAGCCGGCCCGCCACGGTGATCGCCCCGAGGCTCAGGCCCATCCCCAATACCGCGCGCAGTCCCATCTTCAGCCGGGCCAGGTCCGGGTCCGAGGCGACGAACCGGTTCCACCAATACGATGTGCGCAGGCCTTCACCCCGGAGCATCCGGTCCCTCCTCTGGCAGAGAAGGTGAGGATGGGCGCCCGTCCGTGCGTGCCCCCAAGGCCCGGCCGCAGGTCACAGGGCGAGGGGAGCGCCTGCTCACCGGCTTGCTTCACGGCCGACCCGACAGCGCATCAGGGGCGGGGCAGCTCGAAGTCGGCCCGAACGGCGGCGTGGTCCGAGCCCCCGAGCCCGCTGACCGCAGTGTCGCCGACCACCCGGAACGAGCCCGGCACGTACCGGCCCGCCGCGTCGCGGGCCTGGTAGAGGTGATCGATGGGCTCGCGCACACCCCGGTACCACACCGTTCCGGTCTCCTCCGGGGGGCGGTCGCTGGAGACGCGATGCAGCGCTCCGTCCTGCTCTAGCGCTTCGAGGGGCGCCGAGCCCGGAACGTCGTTGAGATCGCCTCCGAGCACCACGAGCGCGCCGGGCCGTTCGGCCGCCACGGCGGTGATGATCTCTCGCGCCGCCTCGGCCTCCGCATACCGGCGGCCGGGATCGTCGTCCACCTTGGAGCGGAAGTGCGAGGCGAAGACGATGGTCTCCGTGCCCTCCACGTCCAGGCGGACCTCGAGCAGCTCGCGGGAGAACCGCGTGGTCGTTCCATCCGGGCGCGTCAGTGGATGACTTGCCCGGTGGCTGCGCACCTCGCGCACGGGAAAGCGCGCCAGGACGGCCACGTCCACCGAGGCCGGCGTGCCCAGCTCGCCCAGCACCGCCGAGGAGAACCCCGGCAGTCGCGTCTGGATCGCGTCCAGGCACGGCTGGGTCTCCACCTCCGCGAGCAGCACCACGCCCGCCTTCAGCGAGGTGATGGCTCGGGCGAGCCTGTCGGCTTTCGAGGCGAAGGCCTCGGGCGAGGGCAGCTCCTCATAGGCCGTGCCTCCGCAGGTGCCCGACTGGCAGACGGTGTCGAAGAAGCGATGCACGTTGAAGGCGGCGATGCGCACCGTGCCAGCGGCGGGCG
Above is a genomic segment from Hyalangium ruber containing:
- a CDS encoding cytochrome P450, whose translation is MMGMPMEVTDPYGLLSPERRQNPYPFYARLLREAPVHFSEPWGAWVVTRHADVNAGFRDMRLSSVRTGMFSQGMSEEVVRKLAPMNRNMASWLLFHDAPSHTRLRSLINKAFTPRMVEALRPRIQALVEELLDARRSKEQMEVISELANSLPVIVIGEMLGLPREDRYRLKQWSDKLASLIGTGRPTLAEVEGALGAILEFEDYFRPLLAQRRTQPGSDLLSALVQAEEHGNLLSEQEVLSTCTLVLFAGHETTTNLIGNGLLALLRHPEQWELLRGAPELLPDAVEELLRYDSPVQFTNRVAAVDLELGGHTFRKGDRVMLMIAAANRDPVQFSNPDRLDVRRKELRHQSFGMGPHYCVGAALARVEAQETFAALLRRFPRIQVAPGAVPEWADNVGFRGLLSLPVVLDPAT
- a CDS encoding MFS transporter; the encoded protein is MSPSYSLTPTAAPHATRLATLSPPLLGTLAASTGLAVASIYYAQPMLALLSEALHTSPSAVGLVPTLTQLGYALGILLLTPLGDRFDRRRVIIVKTLLLVAALLASALAPNLPLLVVASFAVGLLATVAQDIVPAVATLAPSAHRGSAVGTVMTGLLLGILLSRVVSGTVAGQWGWRWMFALAAVGMAGVAVLLRWRLPRFAPTTSLPYTALVGSLLTLWRRHSALRRAAFAQGLLSVAFSAFWSTLAVWLHAEPFHLGSAAAGAFGLAGAAGALAAPLAGRLSDRRGPGGVARLGAVLVLGSFVALLAMPYLGRSAALWLIGLAAVVFDLGAQTSLIAHQTIVYGLDPEAHSRLNASFFTVVFIGMASGSVLGGIVLEHVGVQAVFGLAAASAAVALMVRRGQ
- a CDS encoding class I SAM-dependent methyltransferase, encoding MSAHIPEGEVHPPKSHPPEERAEAWSSAAEAYDDFAEGATRHFAEDAVRLVRLRPGSRVLDVAAGTGVFTFAAARRGAEVLATDFSAGMIEAIGRKCAAQGLTTVKTAVMDGQALTVEDASFDVAASLFGLMFFPEHDRGLRELLRVLKPGGQAVVTTWAPPSRGEMFRLIGSAVMKALPNLPPPSKPPHWAALGDADDLRRRLLSVGFARAHVVSVTHVWTFESPEWLEQRLSSMSPASAGLFEAMNAAQRETFRRALIDDLRERQGEGPFAVTNEGLIAVGTKSSGT
- a CDS encoding outer membrane beta-barrel protein is translated as MIRRGIQIAALALGLGVAGTAVAQNNNKQGDLNVFLKGGVSDYTGDLGDDVSTGPAWGLAVNVQPTRILGFELGYDGSKNDVNNDLLPDASFTRHGGTGLVKLAPPLLEKVKPFVGAGLGVSYISVDGGAGLYDSDIVEEVPVAAGIEFNSGAVTAGLRATYRLLVDENVANDVSLGNPQGGLFDASFTLGGRF
- a CDS encoding FUSC family protein, yielding MLRGEGLRTSYWWNRFVASDPDLARLKMGLRAVLGMGLSLGAITVAGRLLHQPTALGLVGVNVGMMAAISVQDPLLPQQRVTQLCMPLVAAVAVCLGALSSAHEVASALLFLGVIFLAVFARRFGPRGMALGMITFMTFFFALFFHASVAQLPWMLASIGIGGAIAYAVRFWLVPDGSNASLRRTFTIFRRTLPLLLADLSSALQVSGSRRWEWIIRHSLRRLHDGAMEVERNIEQADPATLAPGLRKEELREHLLELELSAERLASTLYRLLDWDTLSPEDCQNLRAKLATARRQVRDNHAPSPSLSGPAASATTAVEAALVEFQRVYARPLRSSSGVPLAAATEQPPKESEKPVLEGLHPSTRQAIQATVASGLAIIVGHMVSSTRWYWAVIAAFVVFNRASTQGDILLNAWQRILGTVVGVVAGLLVATAVSGHPNLELLLIFGCVFLSFYMMRVSYAWMAFWLTTLMAALYSLLGRYSPDLLYLRLWETLVGAGFGALVSVVLFPSRTGVRVRKAAAETLRDVASFLDAAATLPRQNGGAAIVERVRKIDAKLREVREAARPLSTRVSLVERETLRLVHALASVVFFARQLAHACSRRQADAERVHQLEVQLAESARSLAATLEGEQSGAALAPTEPPQVTPERLPRSEHGDTRTSPLVLHWLKRMDDALVEIRELLSVIGPRRLAR
- the recJ gene encoding single-stranded-DNA-specific exonuclease RecJ yields the protein MRWLLPESVDQQVASLAGELGLHPLPARILLHRGYKTPEAASAFLSDKLADLPDPFRMKGMAPAVERLTRALRQGEKITLYGDYDVDGVCSTSLLALFLRELGARPATYIPHRIGEGYGLNIQAVERIASEGTRVLVTLDCGVSAVAEISRARDLGVDVVVVDHHTVPATLPPAVALLNPHQPGCDYPTKTLCAAGVAFNLCMGLRKRLREDGFFATRKEPNLKALMDLVAMATVADVVPLTGANRILVAHGLQELTAARRPGVRALKEVAGMEPEAPVTAGQVGFRLGPRINAAGRLHDASLGLQLLTSESTEEARRLAGVLDSANSERQGIESTILTEALKQAETRKDSRGFVLYSEGWHPGVIGIVASRVVERFHRPTVMVGVTDGVGKGSARSIEGFHLFDALNGCSDLFVRFGGHKYAAGLTIEADRLPAFREAFERIATERLTPEDLVPRCKVDAVVTPRDLDERAVEALQKLGPFGQGNPEPVLVLRRQMARPRVLTPKTGYGSAHLKLALVDAPEVDAIGFGMGDRLSLVEGPVDLAFQVGMDTFRGQRRVSLRLKDLRIAA